From one Candidatus Neomarinimicrobiota bacterium genomic stretch:
- a CDS encoding VCBS repeat-containing protein: MDLRSLLNTASLLCVITLFPSDLSAQKMVVSLSPTFDLDGDGLSEFLALEKQNIVDTEPSSAVYYEIDDFGAHMEIWRHTTVDPLVTAQVGDINGDDSPEIVLLSRSSSLGAGLDDPPWLKVFPWTGVDFSPSPSFTIGDGKDNVRIRPSGLTIIDFDNDGTDEIAYAEGSPTRLVSVKVVNEIGDGLTTLQDLSSDVLNVGYGPLLVTKVHHNDDEMPDLMAISPEQNRVRVQVFVNEGSSFSKGTSAVLMYPDEVPMSAVLIPNGMAEVDIDQDGTKEVVLPFESGTVLAIKKQGDDFQVVLVDLSQASLFQFKDPLTENDINAILLDRAEMGMDGSVLKQLSLSASPVIAQESEAEVEPKPQPLSQAQLNPLLVEDVPEPMPEEEPEPVSKSPLSRVQLSAVPVIPSETVADTEPSHLQAALSGRMQQIALSSVNNNSNNITSSSAARPMTAPPAGKIRRIQLSTLGEGAGAPAGSGISDTLYVGEKFVYPVEPFNGTMVSFRPVSMPGGASFDPSSRVITWTPAPSQVGVHQIEFQMTVEGGAGRPVVDEVRGQGVTVRSNTKVESVLFTVLVQP, encoded by the coding sequence TTGGATCTTCGTTCCTTGTTGAACACTGCATCCCTTCTCTGTGTCATAACTCTATTCCCGTCTGACCTTAGCGCTCAGAAAATGGTCGTCTCCCTGAGTCCAACCTTTGACTTAGATGGTGATGGCCTGAGTGAATTCCTTGCATTAGAGAAGCAGAATATTGTTGATACGGAACCCTCAAGTGCTGTTTATTATGAGATTGACGACTTTGGCGCCCACATGGAAATCTGGCGCCACACGACTGTGGATCCTCTTGTAACAGCCCAAGTGGGTGATATCAATGGCGACGATTCACCGGAGATTGTTCTTCTCAGCCGTTCTTCGTCTCTAGGAGCTGGTTTGGATGATCCTCCTTGGTTAAAAGTTTTTCCATGGACAGGTGTTGATTTTTCACCTTCTCCATCCTTTACAATCGGCGATGGAAAAGACAACGTACGCATCCGTCCATCAGGACTAACGATTATCGATTTCGACAATGACGGTACCGATGAAATCGCTTATGCAGAAGGGAGCCCCACACGTCTCGTATCTGTGAAAGTGGTCAATGAAATAGGCGACGGGTTAACCACACTCCAAGACTTATCTTCAGATGTTCTTAACGTAGGTTACGGGCCACTCCTTGTCACAAAGGTTCACCATAATGATGATGAAATGCCCGATTTAATGGCCATAAGCCCGGAGCAAAATCGTGTAAGGGTCCAGGTTTTTGTTAATGAAGGTAGCAGTTTCTCCAAAGGGACGTCGGCCGTACTGATGTACCCGGATGAAGTTCCTATGTCTGCGGTACTCATCCCGAACGGTATGGCAGAAGTGGACATTGATCAAGACGGAACCAAGGAGGTCGTGCTGCCTTTTGAATCAGGAACCGTTCTGGCAATCAAAAAACAGGGTGATGATTTTCAGGTTGTTCTTGTTGATTTATCTCAAGCTTCCCTGTTCCAGTTTAAGGATCCGCTAACAGAAAATGACATTAATGCTATTCTCCTTGACCGCGCTGAAATGGGCATGGACGGCTCTGTTTTGAAACAGCTAAGCCTAAGTGCTTCTCCGGTTATAGCCCAAGAAAGTGAAGCAGAAGTAGAGCCTAAACCACAACCTCTTTCACAAGCTCAACTCAACCCACTGTTGGTGGAGGATGTCCCTGAGCCGATGCCAGAGGAGGAGCCGGAGCCTGTTTCAAAAAGCCCTCTATCCAGAGTTCAACTGTCGGCCGTTCCCGTTATACCGTCTGAAACGGTAGCCGACACTGAACCCAGTCATCTCCAGGCTGCGCTCAGTGGACGTATGCAACAAATTGCTCTTTCATCAGTGAACAATAACTCCAACAACATAACTTCTTCCTCCGCTGCCCGACCGATGACAGCTCCGCCAGCTGGGAAAATACGGCGGATACAACTCTCTACTCTTGGAGAAGGGGCTGGAGCCCCGGCCGGTTCTGGAATTTCCGACACTTTATATGTCGGAGAAAAATTTGTTTATCCCGTTGAACCATTCAACGGCACCATGGTCTCCTTTAGGCCTGTTTCCATGCCAGGTGGTGCAAGTTTTGACCCTTCCTCGAGGGTCATTACTTGGACTCCAGCCCCTTCCCAAGTGGGTGTACATCAAATAGAATTTCAGATGACAGTAGAGGGCGGAGCTGGTCGTCCCGTTGTAGATGAAGTTAGAGGTCAAGGAGTTACTGTTCGATCAAACACTAAAGTAGAATCAGTCCTGTTTACTGTTCTTGTACAACCATAA